Proteins encoded together in one Nostoc sp. PCC 7524 window:
- the ureG gene encoding urease accessory protein UreG produces the protein MNAFRVGVAGPVGSGKTALVDAMCKALRDRYQIAVVTNDIYTQEDAQFLVRSQALASDRILGVETGGCPHTAIREDASMNLAAIEQLEHHFLNLDLVFLESGGDNLAATFSPELVDLTIYVIDVAAGDKIPRKGGPGITKSDLLVINKTDLAPYVGADLSVMERDAQKMRGDKPFVFTNLKTQSGLMEVINFVCQHLC, from the coding sequence ATGAACGCTTTTCGTGTTGGGGTGGCTGGACCGGTGGGTTCTGGGAAAACGGCTTTGGTGGATGCCATGTGTAAGGCACTGCGCGATCGCTATCAAATTGCTGTGGTGACGAATGATATATATACTCAAGAAGACGCGCAGTTTTTGGTGCGTTCTCAAGCCTTAGCAAGCGATCGCATTTTAGGCGTAGAAACTGGCGGTTGTCCCCACACGGCAATTCGTGAAGATGCTTCGATGAATTTGGCGGCAATTGAACAACTAGAACACCATTTTCTTAACTTAGATTTAGTTTTTTTAGAAAGCGGTGGTGATAATTTAGCCGCTACCTTTAGTCCAGAATTGGTAGACTTAACAATTTATGTGATTGATGTGGCTGCTGGTGATAAAATTCCCCGCAAAGGCGGCCCCGGTATTACTAAATCTGATTTATTAGTCATTAATAAAACTGACTTAGCACCATATGTTGGTGCAGATTTAAGTGTTATGGAACGAGACGCACAAAAAATGCGCGGTGATAAACCCTTTGTATTTACTAATTTAAAAACTCAATCAGGACTTATGGAAGTGATTAACTTTGTTTGTCAACATCTTTGTTAA
- a CDS encoding DUF6887 family protein, translated as MTTDFNTMTKAELRAYVINNPHDQAAFYAFVDRFTSGASPDTFTMAQSPAEIAEVAKLIRQKVAQVNAE; from the coding sequence ATGACAACTGACTTTAACACAATGACAAAAGCTGAACTGAGAGCTTATGTAATTAACAATCCCCACGATCAAGCAGCGTTTTATGCCTTCGTTGATCGTTTCACATCTGGGGCATCTCCTGACACATTTACTATGGCTCAATCACCAGCAGAAATTGCAGAAGTTGCCAAATTAATTCGGCAAAAAGTGGCACAAGTGAACGCAGAATAA
- a CDS encoding DUF6888 family protein, translating to MTILPTAEQGIMCVTLCQSLTNTFTPIFIVRLDERTGNVFILAGDNIQIEIYRNGRWRFI from the coding sequence ATAACGATTTTACCAACTGCCGAGCAGGGCATCATGTGTGTCACACTGTGTCAATCCCTGACAAATACATTTACACCTATATTTATTGTTCGACTGGACGAGCGCACAGGCAACGTCTTCATTTTAGCTGGCGATAATATACAAATAGAGATATATCGCAATGGTCGTTGGAGATTTATATAA
- a CDS encoding urease accessory protein UreF, producing MDIITLTNSHFLHILQLASSALPVGAYSYSEGLETLVEHGTITNQVTLQRWLEAELRYGAIRLEAAVMLRASQAVTRGDIERLCYWNSWLSAARETQELRNSSWQMGRSLMQLLGKIQPQILPLVNAVGNPSNYAIAFGMAAAHWQIHPQAALLAYLHSWATNLMTAGVKLIPLGQTAGQEILLELQPLITHATVEIMSLADDDMACCSWGLSLASMQHETQYTRLFRS from the coding sequence ATGGACATCATCACCCTCACTAATAGCCATTTTTTGCATATCTTGCAACTAGCTAGCTCGGCTTTACCTGTGGGAGCATATAGCTATTCGGAAGGTTTAGAAACTTTAGTAGAACATGGCACAATTACTAACCAAGTCACTTTGCAACGATGGTTAGAGGCAGAATTACGGTATGGGGCGATTCGCCTAGAAGCGGCGGTGATGCTCAGAGCTAGCCAGGCTGTCACTAGGGGTGATATAGAAAGATTGTGTTATTGGAATTCGTGGTTATCTGCTGCCAGGGAAACCCAAGAGTTACGCAACTCTAGCTGGCAAATGGGGCGATCGCTCATGCAGTTACTTGGTAAAATACAACCGCAAATCTTACCTTTAGTGAATGCTGTAGGTAATCCTAGCAATTATGCGATCGCTTTTGGGATGGCTGCGGCTCATTGGCAAATTCATCCCCAAGCCGCCTTGTTAGCATATCTGCATAGCTGGGCAACTAATTTGATGACGGCTGGGGTAAAACTCATTCCCCTAGGACAAACAGCAGGGCAAGAAATATTACTAGAGTTGCAACCATTAATCACTCATGCCACAGTAGAAATTATGTCTTTAGCAGATGATGACATGGCCTGTTGTAGCTGGGGTTTGTCTTTAGCCAGTATGCAGCACGAAACCCAGTATACCAGGCTGTTTAGGAGTTGA
- the ureE gene encoding urease accessory protein UreE produces the protein MLTLTQRKPPNPDTVVAFTLALTAEERTRSRHRFETADGKVVFLRLPRGTVLRDGDILQDESNGSLIRIAAKPEPVLTVVAATPVLLMRAAYHLGNRHVPVEITANYLRLSPDPVLCNLLEQMGLNITEEILPFQPELGAYGHHHPH, from the coding sequence ATGCTGACGTTAACACAACGTAAACCACCCAACCCTGATACTGTCGTCGCTTTCACCTTGGCTTTGACAGCTGAAGAACGCACTCGTAGCCGTCACCGCTTTGAAACCGCAGATGGCAAAGTAGTATTTTTGCGTTTACCAAGGGGAACGGTGTTGCGGGATGGGGATATTTTGCAAGATGAATCTAACGGCAGTTTGATCAGAATTGCGGCTAAACCAGAACCAGTTTTAACGGTTGTCGCGGCTACTCCAGTTTTATTAATGCGGGCGGCATATCATTTAGGCAATCGTCATGTACCAGTAGAAATAACTGCCAACTATTTACGCCTCTCTCCAGATCCGGTATTATGCAACCTGTTAGAACAAATGGGGTTAAATATTACAGAGGAAATTTTACCGTTTCAGCCAGAATTAGGCGCATATGGACATCATCACCCTCACTAA
- a CDS encoding 4Fe-4S single cluster domain-containing protein: protein METKSTNPSLTLPEIPPGYLNIMGYIDESEVNGPGCRAVVWVQGCPRECPGCFNPDSWTFEINQLVSVDSLVEQILSKPQNQGVTFSGGEPFWQAPALAQLAQKLKAAGLNVMSFTGFTLQQLQSESAPPGSQALLEQLDILIDGPFVQSLAINSPNSPVSSRNQRVRVFNPAFADKITWASDQIEVHILKDGNRIVTGYQGWLEWT, encoded by the coding sequence ATGGAAACCAAGTCAACCAACCCATCACTCACACTCCCAGAAATTCCCCCTGGCTATCTCAATATTATGGGTTACATTGATGAGTCAGAGGTGAATGGCCCTGGTTGCCGTGCTGTCGTCTGGGTACAAGGCTGTCCCCGTGAGTGTCCTGGCTGTTTTAATCCTGATTCTTGGACATTTGAGATTAACCAATTAGTTAGTGTTGATAGTCTCGTTGAGCAAATTTTGAGCAAACCGCAAAATCAAGGCGTAACATTCTCCGGTGGCGAACCCTTTTGGCAAGCACCCGCATTAGCTCAACTGGCGCAAAAACTCAAAGCAGCTGGTTTAAATGTCATGTCTTTTACTGGTTTCACCCTCCAGCAACTGCAATCTGAATCTGCGCCTCCAGGTTCTCAAGCATTGTTAGAGCAATTAGATATTTTGATTGATGGGCCATTTGTGCAGTCTTTAGCTATTAATTCTCCTAATTCCCCAGTTTCTTCGCGGAATCAACGAGTTCGTGTATTCAATCCGGCTTTTGCTGATAAAATCACTTGGGCAAGTGACCAGATAGAAGTTCATATTCTCAAAGATGGTAATCGGATTGTCACCGGTTATCAAGGTTGGCTGGAATGGACTTAG